One window of Dermacentor andersoni chromosome 7, qqDerAnde1_hic_scaffold, whole genome shotgun sequence genomic DNA carries:
- the LOC126533323 gene encoding uncharacterized protein: protein MPFHCHLCAKSFTVKSTLKEHQCIHTGEKAFQCPSCPRRFKQKSTLNRHLCTHTDESPFQCPFCPQSFSRKSVLNQHLRTHTGEKPFQCPSCPQSFSLKNTLNQHLRTHTGEKPFQCPSCPQSFSLKNSLNQHLRTHTGEKPFHCPSCPQRFSQKSNLNQHLRTHTGEKPFQCPSCPKSFSQKSNLNQHLHTHTGEKPFQCPSCPQNFLQKSNLNQHLHTHTGEKPFHCPSCPQKFSQKSNLNQHLRTHTGEKPFQCPSCPQSFSQKGHLNQHLRTHTGEKPFQCPSCPQSFSVKYSLNQHLRTHTGEKPFQCPSCPQSFSLKKSLNQHLCTHTGERPFQCPSCPQSFSRKSTLNQHLYTHTGERPYQCLACPLSFSQKNALNQHLRTHTGEKPFQCPSCPQSFSLKNSLNQHLRTHTGEKPFQCPSCPQSFSLKTSLNQHLRTHTGEKPYHCPSCPHRFSQKSYLNQHLRTHTGEKPFQCPSCPKSFSQKGHLNEHLCTHTGEKPYQCPLCPQSFSQKSTWKVHLHYH from the coding sequence ATGCCATTTCATTGCCATTTATGCGCTAAAAGCTTCACAGTGAAGTCTACATTGaaggaacaccagtgcattcacacAGGAGAGAAGgcatttcagtgcccttcgtgCCCTCGAAGATTCAAACAAAAGAGTACTCTCAATCGACACCTGTGCACCCACACAGATGAGAGTCCATTTCAATGCCCTTTTTGCCCTCAGAGTTTCTCACGAAAGAGTGTCCTGAAccaacacctgcgcacccacacaggcgagaagccatttcaatgcccttcgtgccctcagagcttctcactgAAAAATACTCTGAACCAGcatctgcgcacccacacaggagagaagccatttcaatgcccttcgtgCCCTCAAAGCTTCTCACTGAAAAATTCTCTGAACcagcacctgcgcacccacacaggagAGAAGCCATTCCATTGCCCTTCGTGCCCACAGAGATTCTCACAAAAGAGTAATCTGAACCAGCACCTGcgtacccacacaggcgagaaaccatttcaatgcccttcatgccctaagagcttctcacaaaagagtAATCTGAACCAacacctgcacacccacacaggagagaagccatttcaatgcccttcgtgCCCTCAGAACTTCTTACAAAAAAGTAATCTGAACCAacacctgcacacccacacaggAGAGAAGCCATTCCATTGCCCTTCGTGCCCTCAGAAATTTTCACAAAAGAGTAATCTGAACcagcacctgcgcacccacacaggagagaagccatttcaatgcccttcatgccctcagagcttctcacaaaagggtCATTTGAACcagcacctgcgcacccacacaggagagaagccatttcaatgcccttcgtgccctcagagcttctcagTGAAATATTCTCTGAACcagcacctgcgcacccacacaggagagaagccatttcaatgcccttcgtgccctcagagcttctcactgAAAAAGTCTCTGAACCAGCATCtgtgcacccacacaggtgagaggccatttcaatgcccttcgtgccctcagagcttctcacgaaagagTACTCTGAACCAACATCTGTACACTCACACAGGTGAGAGGCCATATCAGTGCCTTGCATGCCCTCTGAGCTTCTCACAGAAGAATGCTCTGAACcagcacctgcgcacccacacaggcgagaaaccATTTCAATGTCCttcatgccctcagagcttctcactgAAAAATTCTCTGAACcagcacctgcgcacccacacaggagagaagccatttcaatgcccttcgtgccctcagagcttctcactgAAAACTTCTCTGAACCAGCACCTACGCACCCACACAGGAGAGAAGCCATACCATTGCCCTTCGTGCCCTCACAGATTTTCACAAAAGAGTTATCTGAACCAGCACCTGcgtacccacacaggcgagaaaccatttcaatgcccttcatgccctaagagcttctcacaaaagggtCATCTGAACGAGCACCTGTGCACACACACAGgagagaagccatatcagtgccctttaTGCCCTCAAAGCTTCTCACAAAAGTCAACATGGAAGGTTCACCTGCACTACCACTGA